In Providencia rettgeri, the following proteins share a genomic window:
- the argB gene encoding acetylglutamate kinase, with protein MQPLVIKLGGVLLDSVEALEKLFTAIQTYRQAHQRELVIVHGGGCLVDELMQKLQLPVVKKQGLRVTPADQIDIITGALAGTANKTLLAWATKYQLPAVGLSLGDGQSATVTQLNEELGHVGNAKPGDSKLLKLLLGAGYLPIISSIGITSGGELMNVNADQAATAIAQALNADLVLLSDVSGILDGKGQKIDEMTTQKAQMLIEQGIITDGMIVKVNAALDAAAALQRSVDIASWRHAEQLPELFNGTAIGTRILAS; from the coding sequence ATGCAACCCTTAGTCATTAAACTGGGCGGTGTGTTACTTGATAGCGTTGAAGCGCTGGAAAAATTGTTTACAGCAATCCAAACCTATCGCCAAGCCCATCAACGTGAGTTGGTGATTGTGCATGGCGGTGGCTGTTTAGTTGATGAATTGATGCAAAAACTGCAATTACCTGTCGTTAAAAAGCAGGGGTTACGAGTCACACCTGCAGACCAAATCGATATCATTACAGGGGCATTAGCAGGTACGGCGAATAAAACATTATTGGCATGGGCAACAAAGTATCAACTTCCGGCTGTAGGGCTTTCTCTCGGTGATGGTCAAAGTGCCACAGTGACACAATTAAATGAAGAATTAGGCCATGTCGGTAATGCTAAACCAGGCGATTCGAAGTTATTGAAATTATTGTTGGGGGCGGGTTATTTACCCATTATCAGCTCTATTGGTATCACCTCTGGCGGTGAGCTGATGAACGTAAATGCGGATCAAGCCGCAACCGCTATCGCCCAAGCATTAAACGCAGATCTCGTTTTACTGTCGGATGTAAGCGGTATTTTGGATGGTAAAGGTCAAAAAATTGACGAAATGACGACACAAAAAGCGCAAATGCTCATTGAGCAGGGAATTATTACTGATGGAATGATTGTGAAGGTCAATGCGGCATTAGACGCGGCGGCGGCTTTGCAACGTTCTGTTGATATTGCAAGCTGGCGTCATGCAGAACAACTTCCCGAGCTGTTCAATGGAACAGCGATTGGAACTCGGATCTTGGCATCATAA
- a CDS encoding argininosuccinate synthase produces the protein MKKGIKKIVLAYSGGLDTSAIIPWLKENYDDCEVVAFVADVGQDREDLVGVEKKALQSGASECYVVDLREEFIKEYIYPVLKTGALYEGSYLLGTSMARPIIAKAQVEIALKVGADAVAHGATGKGNDQVRFESTYTALAPQLQVVAPWREWDLRSREALLDYLKERNIPTTASLEKIYSRDENAWHISTEGGVLESTWNAANQDCWVWTVDPQDAPDEAELVTVGVKHGEVVSVNGQALSPLGCLETLNTLGAKHGVGRIDIVENRLVGMKSRGCYETPGGTIMMAALRGIEQLVLDRDSYKWREQLGLEMSYVVYDGRWFAPLRQSLQAAAESLAQDVTGEVVLKLYKGQVTAIQKKADKSLYSEEFATFGEDEVYDHSHAGGFIRLYSLSSRIRALKEQNKAK, from the coding sequence ATGAAAAAGGGCATTAAAAAGATTGTATTAGCATATTCAGGCGGTCTGGATACATCAGCAATTATTCCATGGCTAAAAGAAAACTATGATGATTGCGAAGTCGTAGCCTTCGTTGCGGATGTAGGGCAAGATCGTGAAGACTTAGTGGGCGTAGAGAAAAAAGCTCTGCAATCAGGTGCATCTGAATGCTATGTAGTTGATTTACGTGAAGAGTTCATCAAAGAGTATATCTACCCTGTATTAAAAACGGGGGCATTATATGAAGGTAGCTATTTATTAGGTACGTCAATGGCTCGCCCTATCATCGCGAAAGCACAAGTAGAAATTGCACTGAAAGTGGGCGCGGATGCTGTTGCTCATGGTGCAACGGGTAAAGGGAATGACCAAGTCCGTTTCGAAAGCACTTATACGGCTCTAGCTCCACAGTTACAAGTGGTGGCACCGTGGCGTGAGTGGGATTTACGTTCCCGTGAAGCGCTGCTCGATTATCTGAAAGAGCGTAATATTCCAACAACAGCTAGTCTTGAAAAAATCTATAGCCGTGATGAAAACGCATGGCACATTTCTACTGAAGGTGGCGTTTTAGAAAGCACATGGAATGCGGCGAATCAAGATTGCTGGGTATGGACTGTCGACCCGCAAGATGCACCAGATGAAGCTGAATTAGTGACTGTTGGTGTCAAACATGGCGAAGTTGTTTCGGTAAATGGCCAAGCATTGTCTCCACTCGGTTGTTTAGAAACATTAAACACCTTAGGTGCAAAACACGGAGTAGGCCGTATCGATATCGTTGAAAACCGTTTAGTGGGGATGAAATCTCGTGGTTGCTATGAAACCCCGGGAGGCACCATCATGATGGCGGCACTGCGTGGTATTGAACAACTGGTGCTTGACCGTGACAGCTACAAATGGCGTGAGCAACTCGGCTTAGAAATGTCATATGTGGTTTATGATGGCCGTTGGTTTGCCCCATTACGTCAATCACTGCAAGCTGCTGCTGAATCATTAGCGCAAGATGTGACAGGTGAAGTTGTTCTGAAATTATATAAAGGGCAAGTAACTGCAATCCAGAAAAAAGCAGATAAGAGCCTGTATTCAGAAGAATTTGCGACGTTTGGTGAAGATGAAGTTTATGACCACAGTCATGCTGGTGGGTTTATTCGTCTTTATTCACTTTCTTCACGTATCCGTGCGCTGAAAGAACAAAACAAAGCGAAATAA
- the trmA gene encoding tRNA (uridine(54)-C5)-methyltransferase TrmA yields the protein MPNTLHTEDYERQLVEKTDRLKAMMAPFNAPEPEIFSSPTSHYRMRAEFRIWHDGDDLFHIMFNKETKERIRIDQFPVASQLINDMMATLLPLIKQNELLRHKLFQIDYLSTLSNKLIVSMLYHKKLGEEWMAEAKALKAILVEQGFDVQLIGRASKTKIMLDNDYIDEVLPVMGKKMVYRQVENSFTQPNAQVNIKMLEWAIKATQNSTGDLLELYCGNGNFSLALAQNFERVLATEIAKPSVAAAQYNIEANNIENVQIIRMSAEDFTQAMQGAREFKRLEGISLADYQCNTIFVDPPRSGLDTETVKLVQGYDHILYISCNPETLCDNLVELTKTHKIEKLALFDQFPYTHHMESGVLLSRY from the coding sequence ATGCCAAACACCTTGCATACTGAAGACTACGAACGACAGCTCGTAGAAAAAACGGATCGTTTAAAGGCGATGATGGCTCCTTTTAACGCCCCAGAACCTGAAATATTTTCATCTCCCACATCCCATTATCGGATGCGTGCTGAATTTCGCATTTGGCATGACGGTGATGACCTGTTTCATATTATGTTCAATAAAGAAACAAAAGAGCGTATTCGTATTGATCAGTTCCCTGTCGCAAGTCAGCTTATTAATGACATGATGGCGACGTTATTGCCGTTAATTAAGCAAAATGAATTACTGCGCCATAAATTATTTCAAATTGACTATTTATCGACACTAAGTAATAAACTGATTGTTTCGATGCTTTACCATAAAAAACTGGGTGAAGAGTGGATGGCCGAAGCAAAAGCGTTAAAGGCTATTTTGGTTGAACAAGGCTTTGACGTGCAGTTGATTGGCCGAGCGTCAAAAACAAAAATCATGTTAGATAATGATTATATTGATGAAGTATTACCTGTGATGGGTAAAAAAATGGTTTATCGCCAAGTCGAAAATAGTTTTACGCAGCCCAATGCGCAGGTCAATATCAAAATGTTGGAGTGGGCAATTAAGGCAACGCAGAACTCGACGGGTGATTTATTAGAGCTTTACTGCGGCAATGGAAACTTCTCTTTAGCATTAGCGCAAAACTTCGAACGGGTATTAGCCACTGAAATTGCAAAACCTTCTGTAGCAGCAGCTCAATATAATATCGAAGCTAATAATATTGAAAATGTACAAATTATTCGCATGTCCGCAGAGGATTTTACCCAAGCCATGCAAGGTGCTCGTGAATTTAAGCGTTTGGAAGGTATTTCTTTAGCCGATTACCAATGCAATACCATTTTCGTTGACCCACCTCGCAGTGGCTTAGATACCGAAACGGTGAAGCTAGTTCAGGGGTATGATCATATCCTATATATTTCATGTAACCCAGAAACACTATGTGACAACTTAGTTGAGCTGACTAAAACCCATAAAATAGAGAAGTTAGCGTTATTCGACCAATTTCCTTATACCCATCATATGGAAAGTGGCGTATTGCTAAGCCGCTATTAA
- the oxyR gene encoding DNA-binding transcriptional regulator OxyR has protein sequence MNIRDLEYLVALAEHKHFRRAADSCHVSQPTLSGQIRKLEEELGVMLLERTSRKVLFTQQGLLLVEQARTILREIKVLQEMAALQGESMSGPLHIGLIPTVAPYLLPHIIPQLHQAHPKLEIYLHEAQTQQLLAQLDSGKLDCAILAEVKETEPFIVVPLFEEPMKLAIYESHPWHDRDTIEMSELSGEKLLMLEDGHCLRDQAMGFCFQAGAKEDTHFRATSLETLRNMVAAGSGITLLPDLSVPNEACRDGVCYLNCIEPEPKRTIVLVYRPGSPLRGRYEQLAETIYNSMDNYYKNKV, from the coding sequence ATGAATATTCGAGATTTAGAGTACCTCGTCGCGCTCGCCGAACATAAACACTTTAGACGTGCTGCGGATTCCTGTCATGTTAGCCAACCTACTCTTAGTGGTCAAATTCGTAAATTAGAAGAAGAACTTGGTGTCATGCTATTAGAAAGAACCAGTCGCAAAGTTCTTTTTACTCAACAAGGTTTATTATTGGTTGAACAAGCTCGTACTATTTTGCGTGAAATTAAAGTATTACAAGAAATGGCTGCTCTCCAAGGGGAAAGTATGTCGGGCCCATTACATATTGGTTTAATTCCAACCGTTGCACCATACCTATTACCTCATATTATTCCGCAATTGCACCAAGCTCACCCGAAATTAGAAATCTATTTGCATGAAGCGCAAACTCAGCAATTATTAGCCCAGTTAGACAGCGGTAAATTAGATTGCGCTATTTTGGCGGAAGTTAAAGAAACGGAACCTTTTATTGTCGTACCGTTATTTGAAGAACCTATGAAACTGGCTATTTATGAAAGTCACCCATGGCATGATCGCGATACGATTGAAATGAGCGAACTTTCAGGTGAAAAGTTATTAATGTTAGAAGATGGCCACTGTTTACGTGACCAAGCGATGGGTTTCTGCTTCCAAGCCGGCGCTAAAGAAGATACACACTTCAGAGCAACGAGCTTAGAAACGTTAAGAAATATGGTGGCTGCAGGGAGTGGGATTACACTTTTACCTGATTTATCGGTACCAAATGAAGCTTGTCGTGATGGGGTATGTTATTTGAATTGTATTGAGCCTGAGCCGAAACGTACAATTGTATTGGTTTATCGCCCGGGTTCACCGCTACGTGGGCGCTATGAACAATTAGCGGAGACCATCTATAACTCAATGGATAACTATTATAAAAATAAAGTTTAG
- the murI gene encoding glutamate racemase gives MVIAPLEENISSQEATTSDNTLSVRPTILVFDSGVGGLSVYREVKKLIPNAHYIYAFDNEAFPYGEKSEEFIIDRVYQIVNAIAANHPLTIAIIACNTASTVSLPNLRAHFTFPVVGVVPAIKPATKLTRNGVVGLLATKGTVNREYTKELIERFATDCKVISLGSAELVQLAERKLHGETLPLDEVAQTVRPWIRMPEPPDTVILGCTHFPLLIEELEKVLPNGTRFIDSGSAIARRTVWLINNQEEIANSEEENFAYCLLMDDNAKGLQPVLKAEGFKTLEKLAI, from the coding sequence ATGGTTATCGCACCGCTGGAAGAGAATATTTCCTCACAGGAAGCTACAACTTCTGATAACACCCTATCTGTTCGCCCGACCATTCTAGTGTTTGACTCTGGAGTGGGCGGGTTATCTGTTTACCGTGAAGTCAAAAAATTGATCCCGAATGCACACTATATCTATGCATTCGATAATGAAGCTTTTCCCTATGGTGAAAAAAGTGAAGAGTTTATTATTGATAGGGTCTATCAAATCGTAAATGCAATAGCTGCAAACCATCCTTTAACCATTGCGATTATTGCGTGTAATACCGCAAGTACGGTCAGCCTCCCTAATTTAAGAGCGCATTTTACGTTCCCAGTTGTTGGGGTTGTTCCAGCCATTAAACCCGCAACCAAGTTAACGCGTAATGGCGTGGTGGGTTTATTGGCGACGAAAGGCACTGTAAACCGTGAATACACCAAAGAGCTGATCGAACGGTTTGCTACAGACTGTAAAGTGATTTCCCTCGGTTCTGCGGAATTAGTTCAACTCGCAGAAAGAAAGTTACATGGGGAAACCTTACCACTCGATGAAGTCGCTCAAACTGTTAGGCCATGGATTCGAATGCCAGAGCCGCCTGATACCGTTATTTTGGGTTGCACACATTTTCCTTTATTAATAGAAGAACTCGAAAAAGTGCTACCAAATGGAACTCGATTTATTGATTCAGGTTCTGCAATTGCCAGAAGAACCGTTTGGCTCATTAATAATCAAGAAGAAATCGCCAATTCAGAGGAAGAAAACTTCGCATATTGCTTATTAATGGATGACAACGCAAAAGGATTACAGCCTGTTCTCAAAGCAGAAGGGTTCAAAACGCTGGAAAAACTAGCTATCTAA
- the btuB gene encoding TonB-dependent vitamin B12 receptor BtuB, translating to MNNKKSLPLSAAALAVLCATSFLASANNQADQVVVSANRFEQPISSILAPVTVVTREDIDHWQSNTVIDVLRRLPGVDISQSGGMGQQSSLFIRGTESRHVLVLIDGIRLNQAGISGSSDMSQIPISLVQRIEYIRGARSAVYGSDAVGGVVNIITRRDNDGTTLNAGIGSHSYQNYNGSTQQKIGENTTVTAAGAYTHTKGFDVEARGSTGNYPNGYPQPDKDGFLNKTLWLGVEHQFSPDLSAYARAYGYDNRTDYDGSYDTDYTNMQHYLVDTRKLSSRTYETGLKYHQGNYSTSLLGSYSHSKDYNYDPRYGQYGQYSNLDESKQYNLQWGNNYQFGKGNLSTGVDYQRQSVEPGGYTKTSKTETVNNTGIYLTGQYALIDSVIAEAAIRSDHHSEFDWHTTWQSGLSWEFYDGYKLVGSYATAYKAPNLNQLYVDNPSWKMKGNPNLKPEESQQWEIGLEGTTGPLFWQINAYHNDIDNLIAYKSGAQFNTYENIGKAEIKGVEWVGEFETWVFHHQFTYQYIDPRNKDTNKVLARRAQQQVKYQLDWNVEKLEMGLTYQYIGSRHDTAYYENGKSESLKLGGISLWDLTAAYPITSHLTIRGKIANMFDKDYETAYGYRTAGREYFLTGSYNF from the coding sequence ATGAATAATAAAAAGTCGCTGCCGTTATCGGCCGCTGCGTTGGCAGTGCTGTGCGCTACTTCTTTTTTGGCAAGTGCAAATAACCAAGCTGACCAAGTCGTTGTGTCCGCTAACCGCTTCGAACAACCGATTTCTTCTATATTAGCGCCAGTGACGGTGGTCACCCGTGAAGATATCGACCATTGGCAATCCAATACCGTAATAGATGTATTAAGGCGCTTGCCGGGGGTGGATATTTCACAAAGTGGCGGAATGGGTCAACAAAGCTCCTTATTTATACGTGGTACAGAGTCACGTCACGTTTTGGTGTTAATTGATGGTATCCGATTGAATCAAGCGGGTATTTCCGGCTCTTCCGATATGAGTCAAATTCCTATCTCATTGGTACAACGTATTGAATATATTCGCGGGGCACGCTCAGCGGTTTATGGTTCTGATGCCGTTGGTGGTGTAGTGAATATTATTACTCGCCGTGATAACGATGGTACAACCTTAAATGCAGGTATTGGCTCACACAGCTACCAAAACTATAACGGTTCGACTCAGCAAAAAATCGGAGAGAATACAACCGTAACAGCTGCCGGAGCTTATACCCATACAAAAGGGTTTGATGTTGAGGCAAGGGGAAGCACGGGGAATTATCCAAATGGATATCCCCAGCCAGATAAAGATGGTTTTTTGAATAAAACATTATGGTTAGGTGTTGAACATCAATTCTCTCCCGATCTTTCTGCTTATGCACGTGCTTATGGTTATGATAACCGCACGGATTATGATGGTAGCTATGACACTGATTATACAAATATGCAGCATTACCTTGTTGATACGCGTAAGTTATCGAGTCGAACTTATGAAACAGGTTTGAAATACCATCAAGGCAATTATTCGACCTCACTTCTAGGAAGTTATAGTCACTCTAAAGATTATAATTACGATCCAAGATACGGCCAGTACGGGCAGTATTCTAATTTGGATGAGTCGAAACAGTATAATCTGCAATGGGGCAATAATTACCAATTTGGTAAAGGTAACCTCAGTACTGGTGTTGATTATCAACGTCAAAGTGTCGAGCCTGGTGGTTATACAAAGACGAGCAAAACAGAAACTGTTAACAACACGGGTATCTATCTTACGGGGCAATACGCACTAATAGATTCCGTGATTGCAGAAGCTGCTATACGTTCTGACCACCACTCAGAATTTGACTGGCATACAACGTGGCAGTCTGGACTAAGTTGGGAATTTTACGATGGCTATAAACTGGTTGGTTCCTATGCTACTGCCTACAAAGCACCTAATTTAAATCAGTTATATGTAGATAACCCTTCGTGGAAAATGAAAGGAAACCCAAACTTAAAACCTGAAGAAAGCCAGCAATGGGAAATTGGTTTAGAAGGGACAACAGGTCCTTTATTCTGGCAAATCAATGCCTACCATAATGATATTGATAATTTAATCGCCTACAAATCAGGTGCGCAGTTCAATACCTATGAAAACATTGGTAAGGCTGAAATTAAAGGTGTGGAATGGGTTGGGGAGTTTGAAACGTGGGTGTTCCACCATCAATTTACCTATCAATATATCGATCCACGTAATAAAGATACTAATAAAGTATTGGCACGCCGTGCTCAGCAACAAGTTAAGTATCAGTTAGATTGGAATGTAGAAAAACTAGAGATGGGCTTGACCTATCAATATATCGGCTCACGACATGATACTGCTTATTATGAGAATGGTAAGTCAGAAAGTCTAAAACTCGGTGGCATTAGCCTTTGGGATCTCACCGCTGCATATCCAATCACTTCACATCTCACAATTCGTGGTAAAATAGCTAATATGTTCGATAAAGACTATGAGACCGCGTATGGTTATCGCACCGCTGGAAGAGAATATTTCCTCACAGGAAGCTACAACTTCTGA
- the fabR gene encoding HTH-type transcriptional repressor FabR, with translation MSNTIGVRAKQKEKTRRSLVEAAFSQLSAERSFTSLSLREVAREAGIAPTSFYRHFKDVDELGLTMVDESGLMLRQLMRQARQRIAKGGSVIRTSVSTFMEFIGNNPNAFRLLLRERSGTSAEFRAAVAREIQHFIAELADYLELESRMPRHFTEMQAEAMVTIVFSAGAEALDIDEEKRRNLEERLVLQLRMIAKGAYYWYRREQEKQNQIAPDLTK, from the coding sequence GTGAGCAACACAATTGGCGTTAGAGCAAAACAAAAAGAAAAAACTCGGCGTTCACTCGTCGAAGCCGCATTTAGCCAATTAAGCGCTGAACGGAGTTTTACTAGCCTCAGTTTACGGGAAGTTGCGCGTGAAGCTGGGATTGCACCGACTTCATTTTACCGTCATTTCAAGGACGTTGATGAACTCGGGCTGACGATGGTCGACGAAAGTGGCTTGATGTTACGTCAGCTAATGCGCCAAGCAAGGCAGCGTATTGCAAAAGGCGGGAGTGTGATCCGTACATCAGTCTCAACTTTTATGGAGTTTATTGGTAATAACCCTAACGCCTTTAGGTTATTATTGCGGGAGCGTTCGGGAACATCTGCTGAGTTTCGTGCAGCGGTCGCTCGGGAAATTCAACATTTTATTGCGGAATTGGCCGATTACCTTGAACTGGAAAGCCGTATGCCTCGCCATTTTACTGAAATGCAAGCAGAGGCGATGGTTACGATTGTCTTTAGCGCAGGTGCTGAAGCGCTTGATATCGATGAAGAAAAACGCAGAAATCTCGAAGAACGGCTGGTATTACAGTTAAGAATGATAGCGAAAGGTGCCTACTACTGGTACCGCCGGGAACAGGAAAAACAAAATCAAATTGCCCCAGATCTCACTAAATAA
- the argH gene encoding argininosuccinate lyase, producing the protein MALWGGRFSQQADQRFKQFNDSLRFDYRLAQQDIIGSVAWSKSLVTVGVLSDSEQQTLEQALNILLKEVQDNPEMILQSDAEDIHSWVEGKLIDKVGDLGKKLHTGRSRNDQVATDLKLWCKDQVALLLEAVTELQKALVITAETNQDAVMPGYTHLQRAQPVTFAHWCLAYSEMLARDESRLQDTLKRLDVSPLGCGALAGTAYDIDREQLASWLGFASATRNSLDTVSDRDHVLELLSNASIGMVHLSRFAEDLIFFNSGEAGFVELSDKVTSGSSLMPQKKNPDALELIRGKCGRVQGALTGMMMTLKGLPLAYNKDMQEDKEGLFDALDTWLDCMHMAALVLDGIQIRRSRCEDAAKQGYANATELADYLVAKGVPFREAHHIVGEAVVAAIGQGKALEEMALSELQKFSDTIQLDVYEILSLQSCLDKRLAKGGVSQKQVAKAIVEAKTRLGL; encoded by the coding sequence ATGGCACTTTGGGGTGGGCGTTTTAGTCAACAAGCGGATCAACGGTTCAAACAATTTAATGATTCATTACGTTTCGATTATCGCTTAGCGCAGCAAGATATTATCGGCTCAGTCGCATGGTCAAAATCACTGGTCACAGTGGGTGTATTGTCTGATAGCGAACAACAAACTTTAGAACAAGCGCTCAATATCTTACTGAAAGAAGTACAAGATAACCCTGAAATGATCCTGCAAAGTGATGCGGAAGATATTCACAGTTGGGTGGAAGGCAAACTGATTGATAAAGTGGGTGATTTAGGCAAAAAACTGCATACTGGCCGCAGCCGTAACGACCAAGTGGCGACAGATTTAAAATTGTGGTGTAAAGACCAAGTCGCATTATTACTTGAAGCGGTGACAGAATTACAAAAAGCGTTGGTCATTACCGCAGAAACTAACCAAGACGCGGTGATGCCAGGTTATACCCATTTGCAGCGCGCACAGCCGGTGACGTTTGCACACTGGTGTTTAGCCTACAGCGAAATGTTAGCGCGGGATGAAAGTCGTTTACAAGATACATTAAAACGGTTGGATGTCAGTCCATTAGGGTGTGGCGCGCTGGCAGGTACAGCTTACGATATTGACCGCGAACAGCTCGCATCTTGGTTAGGTTTCGCTTCGGCAACGCGCAATAGCTTGGATACAGTTTCAGACAGAGACCATGTTCTTGAATTATTATCAAACGCAAGTATCGGTATGGTTCATTTATCTCGTTTTGCGGAAGATTTAATTTTCTTTAATAGTGGCGAAGCGGGTTTTGTCGAATTATCAGACAAAGTAACATCCGGTTCATCATTAATGCCACAAAAGAAAAACCCTGATGCATTGGAATTGATCCGCGGAAAATGTGGGCGTGTCCAAGGTGCACTGACAGGTATGATGATGACGCTAAAAGGACTTCCTCTTGCTTACAACAAAGATATGCAAGAAGACAAAGAAGGGTTATTTGATGCACTCGATACTTGGTTAGATTGCATGCACATGGCTGCGTTGGTTCTTGATGGTATTCAAATTCGTCGTAGTCGTTGTGAAGATGCAGCAAAACAAGGTTATGCGAATGCAACCGAACTCGCTGATTACCTCGTTGCTAAAGGTGTCCCATTCCGTGAAGCGCATCATATTGTGGGTGAAGCCGTTGTCGCCGCAATTGGGCAAGGTAAAGCTTTAGAGGAAATGGCACTCAGTGAATTGCAAAAATTCAGTGATACTATTCAATTGGATGTTTATGAAATTTTATCGCTGCAGTCTTGTTTAGATAAACGATTAGCAAAAGGTGGGGTTTCTCAGAAGCAAGTGGCAAAAGCCATTGTGGAAGCAAAAACTCGATTAGGGCTGTGA
- the sthA gene encoding Si-specific NAD(P)(+) transhydrogenase, whose product MQLTHFDAIVIGSGPGGEGAAMGLVKQGKNVAVIERYNNVGGGCTHWGTIPSKALRHAVSRIIEFNQNPLYSDNSRSLSSSFSEILRHAETVISQQTRMRQGFYERNGCQMFSGEATFIDEQHISVRYADGSCDVLSADKIVIATGSRPYCPSDVDFNHSRIYNSDTILNLTHEPRHVIIYGAGVIGCEYASIFRGLGVKVDLINTRDHLLAFLDQEMSDALSYHFWNSGVVIRHNEEYEKIEGVEDGVIVHLKSGKKVKADCLLYANGRTGNTDSLGLANVGIESDGRGLIKVNKAYRTTNEHIYAVGDVIGYPSLASAAYDQGRIAARAIGGSLGDAHLVEDIPTGIYTIPEISSVGKTEQELTAMKVPYEVGRAQFKHLARAQIAGMNVGSLKILFHRETLQILGIHCFGERAAEIIHIGQAIMEQKGEGNTIEYFVNTTFNYPTMAEAFRVAALNGLNRLF is encoded by the coding sequence ATGCAACTTACCCATTTTGATGCAATAGTCATTGGTTCCGGTCCTGGTGGTGAAGGCGCCGCCATGGGGCTGGTGAAACAAGGAAAAAACGTTGCTGTTATAGAACGTTATAATAATGTCGGCGGAGGCTGTACCCACTGGGGAACGATCCCCTCAAAAGCCCTCCGTCATGCAGTTAGCCGTATTATCGAATTCAACCAAAACCCTCTTTATAGTGATAACTCCCGTAGCTTGAGCTCCTCTTTTTCTGAAATTCTTCGACATGCTGAAACGGTAATTAGTCAACAAACACGCATGCGCCAAGGGTTTTACGAACGTAATGGTTGCCAAATGTTTTCTGGGGAAGCCACCTTTATCGATGAGCAACATATCAGTGTTCGTTACGCGGATGGTAGCTGTGATGTCTTAAGCGCAGATAAAATCGTGATTGCCACAGGCTCTCGCCCTTACTGCCCTTCCGACGTTGATTTCAACCATTCTCGAATCTACAACAGTGACACTATTCTCAACCTGACTCACGAGCCGCGCCATGTGATTATTTACGGTGCCGGTGTGATCGGTTGTGAATACGCCTCTATTTTCCGTGGATTAGGAGTTAAAGTTGATTTAATCAATACCCGCGATCATCTTTTGGCCTTTCTTGACCAAGAAATGTCAGATGCCTTGTCGTATCATTTTTGGAATAGTGGCGTTGTTATTCGTCATAATGAAGAATATGAAAAAATCGAAGGGGTCGAAGACGGTGTCATCGTCCACCTGAAGTCGGGTAAAAAAGTCAAAGCTGACTGTTTACTGTATGCGAACGGAAGAACTGGCAACACTGATAGCTTAGGTCTCGCTAATGTAGGAATAGAGTCTGACGGCCGCGGTTTAATTAAAGTCAATAAAGCATATCGCACCACAAATGAACATATTTATGCTGTTGGTGATGTTATCGGTTATCCAAGTTTGGCCTCTGCGGCCTACGACCAAGGCCGAATTGCAGCCCGGGCCATTGGTGGTAGTTTAGGTGATGCGCATTTAGTAGAAGATATACCAACAGGGATTTACACCATCCCTGAAATTAGCTCAGTGGGCAAAACCGAACAAGAATTGACGGCTATGAAAGTGCCTTATGAAGTCGGCCGCGCGCAGTTTAAACATTTAGCACGTGCACAAATTGCAGGTATGAATGTCGGTAGTTTGAAAATATTATTCCACAGAGAAACGTTACAAATATTAGGCATTCACTGTTTCGGTGAGAGAGCAGCTGAAATTATCCATATCGGCCAAGCTATCATGGAACAAAAAGGTGAAGGTAATACCATAGAATATTTCGTGAATACGACGTTCAATTACCCGACGATGGCGGAAGCTTTCCGTGTTGCGGCTTTAAATGGTTTGAATCGACTATTTTAA
- a CDS encoding YijD family membrane protein — protein sequence MTDQKSYERSTLLLAFVIGLATHGTFSTLFNSLVDFSFFPILTLILAVYCLHQRYLHQAMPMGLPKFVAGSFFIGLFGYAAILRVQNPEIGSNFIPATFIVIIALWMYSSWKARKKEKAELALEQEVEN from the coding sequence ATGACGGATCAAAAAAGTTATGAAAGAAGCACACTATTGCTAGCCTTTGTGATTGGCCTTGCAACCCATGGGACGTTTTCAACGTTGTTTAACTCGTTGGTCGACTTTTCATTTTTCCCAATTTTAACCTTGATATTGGCGGTATATTGTTTACACCAACGCTATTTGCATCAAGCCATGCCGATGGGGCTGCCAAAATTTGTTGCAGGTAGTTTTTTTATTGGGTTATTTGGCTATGCCGCGATTTTGCGTGTTCAAAACCCTGAAATAGGTTCTAACTTTATCCCTGCAACCTTTATTGTCATTATTGCATTGTGGATGTATTCAAGCTGGAAAGCACGTAAGAAAGAAAAAGCGGAATTAGCACTCGAGCAAGAAGTCGAAAACTAA